In Entelurus aequoreus isolate RoL-2023_Sb linkage group LG12, RoL_Eaeq_v1.1, whole genome shotgun sequence, the DNA window ATGACCGTCTGCTAAAGTTCCTTGTGGTTTTTAAACACAAAATAACAAATAattcatatgtgtgaatgctccaaagcattcacacatatgggtttctacaccaaaattcatctatttattcaacttcttcaacttcttcttcttcttttccagattttggcacgctctaccttccacatttttcacccgaatctaaccgttccaacttcaaactgttcagccttgacaatttccaaaaattcccagatttcccagaattcaagggtttctgggacatttttcccattcaaaatgaattggccatttttcaaacttccaccatttccacatttttcaaccgattcaaaccattccaccttcaacacattccaccatcctggaaatttaaactacatttttttttcaagttaaaaacaattccaggattttccagaattcctggtattccaaagccctatttccacccttttttctgtcgactactccttccacatttttcaacccatttcaaccgttccaccgtcaaaacattcctcttaatcaggacaaaaaacaaagttgttttttgaacaggaaaaattcccggttttcccgaaattccaacatgttactacttcaacatttctcgaccgatttgaactattccaacaccaaccatttcaactcattcataacattgaagttgttgttttttaccattttcaaaacaaatcCCACTTTTCTGGAACATTTTTTGGAaatccccattgaaatcaatgggacattcttcaaagttctacaactcccacacttttcatctgattccaactgttccatcttcaaaatattcagcctgtttgggaattgtgtgctctacttcaacaattcaaaatttgtttccaggatttcagttcaacttcagcattggagcattcacatgcaattccttcaggaattgcctcatctatccacccatccatccattttgaacTGAATTGTCTGTTGATATCCTCTTTGTGGACAATGTCATGGAATTTTAGAtcaggctgatcaattaactacattttttagagataaaacttttaaataagtcaccagaacacaacacaagggtagaatgtatactatccatgtatagagaaaatacttcagccagtgatgtagtggagggaatacaacctgtttgagcccactgcaacaagccagctattttgactaccacattcacccagtgttgtataattgcaacaattatataacaagctctaaatgaaatttgatgcatctgttccacaataactacatatgtacatgctctaggcattgtaataacaaccaaagaaaatataaaagacattttacttaattgaatctgatgaatccagtccaatgaaacaaatagattttgtCCGAAgaaaaccttgagaggttgtgtgagttcatggccagaaggcgtgacttataaacaaatgtacgatccaatagccttgtaagactgaacaataggacccaatgactatgtaaatgtggtaaaaaaaataaaaaatatataacagattgttttttaggatggttaaaggtaacgttgtaattttacaacaagtgGTGTTACAGGTTTAATCTGTTCATGTAATATGTATTAATTTTATAAATCTGGTTATTTCCAATAGATTGTCTAAaaagttggttttttttgcagGATGTATGTGCAGAAGCAGTGGACGCGGGCGGCCATGATGGCCATGCTGGTGCTGACAGCGATGGCGGCCGAGGGCGGCAAGTCTGAGAAACAAGGCAAGGAAGCAAAGACCACATTTTTACAAAAACACTGTCGTGTTTTATTTGTGTGAAGCGTGCTAAAATAACGGAGAGAACAGCACGTGTTTAATCACATtatacaacatgtctgaaaaggcgTAGGAAGAAGTAGAGTTATTCTAATCTTACCCCTTCTTCATGACCTTTTAATTACTGATACTTTGTTCACTTATATATTTGACACTGTGGTATTAATTAGATAATAATAAACCACTTAATTCagcaaaatccaaatatataagACACTCGAGCATTCATTTACTGGTACATCAAGAATTCAGGATAAACGGTATCAGACATTATGGCATTCATTGGATAATATACTGTATTACATACATAAACTTAGGCTAAATGATATCTGACATTGGCATTCATTAGATAATATAATACGTACATTATCctaggataaatgatatcagacactgggaTTCATTGGATAATATGATACATGCATGAATTTAGTATAAATATTATCAGACACTGCCATTAATTAGatgatataatacatacatacatttagggTAAAATATATCAGACACTGGTATTAATTACATCGTAATAAAAAAATTGAGGATAAATTATATCAAACACTGGGATTCATTGGATAATATGATACATAAATGAATTTagtataaatgatatcagacactgccaTTAATTAGAAgatataatacaaaaatacattgAGGATCAATTATATCAGACACTGGTATTCATTACATcgcaataaataaattgaggataaatgatatcagacactgggaTTCGGTGGATAATATGATACATCAATGAATTTAGTATAAACAATATCAGACACTGTCATTAATTAGATGatataatacataaatacatttgggataaattatatcagacactGGTATTCAttacatcaggggtcggcaacccgcggctcgagagtgattggtgatttaaccctcaattccaacccttgatgctgagtgccaagcagggaggcaatgggtcccatttttatagtctttggtatgactcggccgggttttgaactcacaacctacctactctaaccactaggccactaaatggaattcaaaacatttgtatgcacaacatttgtacaacacttaagacctttagtatatcagtatgtggaattaaattatggaatggattaagcaaagaagacaaacaatgtactaatcggatccaattcaagaaactgttcaaacttaaagtctttacaaagtacaaagacgaAGAACcacgataaacattctgaatttattgataatcttatttatctcaccatatgaaatacaacttactttactagttgtttttttttgttttaatgttattacttatggagtatattgtgaataaattgagaacaggaagtgaacaaaagtgtgagCAACTggtatgtaaaggaaaaggggtgggattaaataaactctgcttcttcctactcctttcgaacatgttgaaaagagagacTGGAAATGGTGATGcataatgttgtaattgtatgcacgttccaaataaactcaaactcgtaTTTATATGCTGAGTCATATTCCTGCTCTGTTGTGGACAAGCAAGGTTGCACAAATGTATTTCACTAAAATGCTTGCTTATGTTACAAGTGGAGTAAAATATCATTACCATAAGCAGATGTTGGGAGTGGAGTAATTGTGTCTCCTTTGAGGATTGAGTTCAAAACAAATAGCCTGCAAGAAAAAGGCAGCTAAGTGGGATCATCCCACTCGGGCAAATTAAAGATGATTCATATTCAGCCCAAAGCTTCATTTGCATGTCGAATTAGCATGAAAGCGACACACTGCTGTAGTCTTAAACGCTCCTGTTGTCAGCCCATTGTTGCCGTCTCTGCAGGCAAGAAGGAGCGCAAGTCGGACTGCGGCGAGTGGCAGTGGAGCGTCTGCGTGGCCAACGAGGGCGACTGCGGCCTGGGCACCCGCGAGGGGACGCGCACCGGCACCGACTGCAAGCAGACCATCAAGACGCAGCGCTGCAAGATCCCCTGCAACTGGAAGAAGAAGTTTGGAGGTTAGGCTCTGTATTAAATAGGAACAAAATGCTTCATCAAATAAGAGAATAGACATTAGGTTTATGTGGGAAAGCATCTAGTGATAGCATCTACCTCAGCAGGCACaaaacattgatacaacgttgattacacatAAATGTCCGTTAAAACTCACTTTGAAACAGttacaaaatagttgtatttgtaaatcgaGAACAttgatggttgggaaatgaccacattttaaaAGTCGACtcagcgtcacaacctgacattgaataaacgtcgacaATTATGTTTCTACGttgttaagttaaaagttaaagtaccaatgattgtcacacacacacttggtgtggcgaaattattccctgtatttgacccatcacccttgatcaccctctgggaggtgaggggagcagtgagcagcagaggtggccgcacccgggaataattgtttggtgatttaacccccaattccaacccttgatgctgagtgtcaagcagggaggtaatggctcccatttttatagtctttggtttgaactcacaacctaccgatctcagggcggacactctaacccagtggttcttaaccttgttggaggtaccgaaccccaccagtttcatatgcgcattcaccgaacccatctttagtgaaaaatgaaaatattatttttttcaaattcaagtcaaagttatgttttttttgactggtgcacaaaatgaaccgtgcatgaacatcaccttgttcaaagaacaaaaccaacacagtgcatgaactcacaacaaattacactcctgcaaatcagatggaaaattagagggaacattgttttttttaaattattttttaatattttaaacaacatggaaaaaaacacaagatacacttaccattagtgcatcaacccaagaaaaccctccctcccccattcacactcatccacactcatttacacaaaaggggctgtctctttctgttattaaaaaaaaccttctggttcctacaatatagaataatacagtctgcaagggatacagtctttagagcagtggtccatgggccgattggtaccaggctgcggccgcacaagaagttaaaaaaaaaaaaaaaaattattattattttttttaaattttttaaaaattaaatcaacataaaaaccacaatatatacattatatatcaatataaatcaatacagtctgcaggggtacagtccgtaagcacacatgattgtatttctttatgagaaaaaaaaaaaaaataaaaaaaaaaataatgtactacCGCCCtaacccccccccggtccgtgggacaaattttcaagcgttgaccggtcctcaagtacaaaaaggttggggaccactgctttagagcacacatgattgtgtgtggtgctggtccactaacattttcattaattactattttttatgtgattgtttttatattgctttactttcaaacaaaacaaacaaaggaccttaacttcaccagaccgggttgtcaatgaaatcagattgttcaaaagggttcttaaaaccaagtccagttcagattacgtccagatcgggctcagcaacacacaccttttcacccatgtacaccaaaaaccagggaacacaacaggttgcgtacaatccacaaacaaaaatacattttcaaattaagcacccgtgtacagtccagatcacatccaagtcgaactcagcaacacataccttcatttatgtacacttaaaggcctactgaaattaattttttttatttaaacggggatagcagatctattctatgtgtcatacttgatcatttcgcgatattgccatatttttgctgaaaggatttagtatagaacaacgacgataaagatcgcaacttttggtatctgataaaaaaaaggcttgcacctaccggaagtagcgtgacgtagtcagttgaacatatacgcaaagttccctattgtttacaatgatggccgcatgaagtgagagagattcggaccgacaatttccccattaatttgagcgaggatgaaagatttgtggatgagtaaagtgcaagtgaaggactagtggggagttgaagctattcagatagggaagatgctgtgagagccgggggtgacctgatattcagctgggaatgactacaacagtaaataaacacaagacatatatatactctattagccacaacacaaccaggcttatatttaatatgccacaaattaatcctgcataaaaacacctgcgtgtttgttacgctagctcctagctcctctgctagctcctagctccatagaacacgccaatacaattcaaacacctgatcaacacacacaatcactcagcccaaaagaccgttcacctaacccaaggttcataaagcttatatattttaaaaaagttacgtacatacgcaaaaaaaagttgcgcacatacggtcaagcgatcaaatgtttagaagccaaagctgcatactcacagtagcacgtctgcgtctttgtcatccaaatcaaagtaatcctggtaagagtctgtgttgtcccagttctctacaggcgtctgtgtatcgaagtcaaaagtcctcctggttagagtctctgttatccgagttcttccatcttgactgcatctttcgggaatgtaaacaaagaagcgccggctgtgtactgttgttgctgactacgttcgaaaaatacgtccatttcgcaccgacaactttcttctttgcttgctcagcttccttctccataatgcaatgaacatgattgaaacagattcacgaacacagatgtccagaatactgtggaattatgaaatgaaaacagagctttttcgtattggcttcaatgtggaaggcaaacccgtgttcgccggtctacgtcacgcgcatacgtcatcctcagaggcgtttcgaaccggaagtttagcggcaaatttaaaatgtcactttataagttaacccggccgtattggcatgtgttataatgttaagatttcatcattgatatataaactatcagactgcgtggtcggtagtagtgggtttcagtaggcctttaatgtcttgtgcctgctgggacaaCACTGACTGTCCACTTGTTCGGTTTGGGATGCTGTTTCGCTCCGGTGACCAGAAGCCTCCGTGCCCCCGCCCTACTGCtgtcaacccccccacccccccacccccatcctCCTCAAGTGACTCAAACGTTTACAGTCTGACCTCTCACATCTTCAACACTTGTTCTTCCTCCAGCAACAACAACATCTCCCAACAGGCTGCTTGTCTGTTCCATCCCatagacatgtacttctttgggAAAACGAAAGTCTATTTTACTTTCAAGTTGCCAGGAACAATCAAAGTGACGTGTTGTAATGTCCCCCGAGCGGGTGGAAAAGTTCTCTACAGGAGTTATGTCCGAACTACAGAGTTGGGTGATATTGTGTTACATTTACTTAAAGGGgccctactatgcaaaaccaacttttcttacctatcggTACCTgccgtatttgggatctgcaataGTCCTGAAAATTttgaatcaaaccatggaggcactgcgaaagtacaaaacccaaaaccagtgaagttggcatgttgtgtaaatcgtaaataaaaagagaatacaatgatttgcaaatccttgtcaacctatatttagttgaatagactgcaaagacaagatacttaacgttctaactggtaaacttttgttattttttgcaaatattagctcatttggaatttgatgcctgcaacatgtttcaaaacagctggcacaagtggcaaaaaaggaatgctcatcaaacacttatttggaacatcctacaggtgaacaggctaattgggaacaggtgggtgccatgattgggtataaaagcagcttccatgaaatgctcagtcattcacaaacaaggatggggcgagggtcaccatttgatgaacaaatgcttgagcaaattgtcgaacagtttaagaacaacatttgtcaacgagatattgcaaataatttaggggtttcaccatctacggtccgtaatataatcaaaaggttgagagaatctgaagaaatcactgcaggcgatgatattatggaccttcgatccctcaggcggtactgcatcaaaaagcgacatcagtgtgtaaaggatatcaccacatgggctcaggaacacttcagaagaccactgtcagtaactacagtttgttgctacatctgtaagtgcaagttagaactctactatgcaaggcaaaagccatttatcaacaacacccagaaacgctgccggcttcgctgggcccgagctcatctaagatggactgatgcaaagtgtaaaggttttctgtggtctgatgagtccacatttcaaattgtttttggaaactgtggacgtggtgtcctccggaacaaagaggaaaagaaccatccggattgttctaggcgcaaagttgaaaagccagcatctgtgatggtatgggggtgtattagtgcccaaggcatgggtaacttacacatctgtgaaggcgccattaatgctgaaaggtacatacatgttttggagcaacatatgttgccatccaagcaacgttatcgtggacgcccctgcttatttcagcaagacaatgccaagccacgtgttacaacagcgtggcttcatagtaaaagagtgcgggtactagactggcctgcctgtagtccagacctgtctcccattgaaaatgtgtggagcattatgaagcctaaaataccacaacggagaacccggactgttgaacaacttaagctgtacatcaagcaagaatgggaaagaattccaccttaaaagcttcaaatttaaatttaatgttacgttgttgtgtgtgcagtgttACAGTGACTATGCTAACCTAGAATGAGGTTAAAATGTGATgatagcactttagcacacacaGCCATGTTGGTGTAGCCAATATTTGTGTCCTCCTTTTAACCTCCTTTGTGTTATTATGTGTAAAGTTACAGTGAAAAAGCTAACATAAAAATatgctaaaatgtaatgttagcactttagcacacatggcCATGCTAGTGTAGCCAATATTTGTGTCCTCCTTTTAATCTCCTTTGTGTTATTATGTGTAAAGTTACAgtgaaaatgctaacataaaaatatgctaaaatctaatgttagcactttagcacacatagctatgctagcatAGCTAGCGTTTGTGTCCTACATTACAGCTCCtttgtgttattttatgttaAGAAAGTTACAGTGAAAATGCAAACATAGAAATATGcttaaatgtaatgttagcactttagcacgcATAGTTATACTGGtgttgaaaacatttgtatccTCCTGTCCCACTCTTTAATACtacgttgttgtgtgtgcagtgctACAGTGACTATGCTAACCTAGAATGAGGTTAAAATGTGATGATAGGACTTTAGCACACACAGCCATGCTAGTGTAGCCAATATGTGTGTCCTCCTTTTAATCTCCTTTGTGTTATTATGTGTAAAGTTACAgtgaaaatgctaacataaaaatatgctaaaatgtaatgttagcactttagcacacacaGCCGTGCCAGTGTAGCCAATATGTGTGTCCTCCTTTTAATCTCCTTTGTGTTATTATGTGTAAAGTTACAGtggaaatgctaacataaaaataTGCTAAAATCTAATgctagcactttagcacacatggcTATGCTAGCATAGCTAATGTTTGTGTCCTCCTTTCCAGCTACTttgtgttattttatgtgtagagAGTTACAGTGAAAATGCAAACATAGAAATATGcttaaatgtaatgttagcactttagcacgcATAGTTATACTGGtgttgaaaacatttgtatccTCCTGTCCCACTCTTTAATACtacgttgttgtgtgtgcagtgctACAGTGACTATGCTAACCTAGAATGAGGTTAAAATGTGATGATAGGACTTTAGCACACACAGCCATGCTAGTGTAGCCAATATGTGTGTCCTCCTTTTAATCTCCGTTGTGTTATTATGTGTAAAGTTACAgtgaaaatgctaacataaaaatatgctaaaatgtaatgttagcactttagcacacacaGCCGTGCTAGTGTAGCCAATATGTGTGTCCTCCTTTGAATCTCCTTTGTGTTATTATGTGTAAAGTTACAGTGAATATGCTAACATAAAAATATGCTAAAAtctaatgttagcactttagcacacatggcTATGCTAGCATAGCTAACGTTTGTGTCCTACATTACAGCTCCTttgtgttattttatgtgtagagAGTTACAGTGAAAATGCAAACATAGAAATatgctaaaatgtaatgttagcactttagcacgcATAGATATACTGGTGTTGAAAACATTTGTGTCCTCCTGTTCCACTCTTTAatactatgttgttgtgtgtgcagtgctACAGGGACTATGATAATCTAGATTGAGGTTCAAATCTGATGTTAGCACTAAGCACACATGGCTATGCTAGCATagctaacgtttgtgtcctcctTTCCAGCTACTTTGTGTTATTTTATGTGTCGAGTTACAGTGAAAATGCAAACATAGAAATAcgctaaaatgtaatgttagcactttagcacgcATAGACATACTAGTGTTACAAACATTTGTATCCTCCTGTCCCACTATTTAATGTtaccttgttgtgtgtgcagtgctACAGTGACTATGGTAACCTAGAATGAGGTTAACATTTGATGGTAGCACTTAAGCACACATGGCTATGCTAGCATagctaacgtttgtgtcctcctTTCCAGCTACTTTGTGTTATTTTATGTGTCGAGTTACAGTGAAAATGCAAACATAGAAAgatgctaaaatgtaatgttagcactttagcacgcATATATATACTGGTGTTGAAAACatttgtgtcctcctgtcccactctTTAATACTACATTGTTGTTGTGTCCTCCTTTCAATCTCCTTTGTGTTATGTGTAAAGTTACAgtgaaaatgctaacataaaaatatgctaaaatctaattttagcactttagcacacatagctaacgtttgtgtcctcctTTCCCGCCCCTCTGTTATTTTATGTGTAGCGTTACAGTGGAAATGCTAACATAGAAATatgctaaaatgtaatgttagcactttagcacgcATATATATACTGGTGTTGAAAACatttgtgtcctcctgtcccactctTTAATACTACATTGTTGTTGTGTCCTCCTTTCAATCTCCTTTGTGTTATGTGTAAAGTTACAgtgaaaatgctaacataaaaatatgctaaaatctaattttagcactttagcacacatagctaacgtttgtgtcctcctTTCCCGCCCCTCTGTTATTTTATGTGTAGCGTTACAGTGAAAATGCTAACATAGAAATATACTAAAAtttaatgttagcactttagcacgcATAGCTAAACATTTGTATCCTCCTGTCCCACTCTGTAAGGTTACGTAGTTGTATGGCATCTATTACATTGGACAAATTACAGTGTACCTTGAACAATTCTACAAAATGGGACCTTAAAGAGAGGAGGTGGCTTCTTGCCAGATTCCCAGGATCCTTAAGGCTTTTTTAAATGCGGGACATCCTCGCAACAAAGGCTCATCCTCCTCCCCTGATGATGGGCGCCCTCGGAATGTTGATGACAAGGGGGTTCTTTCATGTGTCGCCCCCCTACCAACTCCCCAAATGACTCAGAGTAATATAAGACAAATGTCCCCAAATGGAAGCTGTCTTCACGTCAAAGCAACACATGCCACATGTATTAGCTGCCAGGATTCGAATCCGGAAGTTTCTCCGGCATCCTGGATGCTCCTGATTGCCGTCATCTGTTAGCGGGCGCCATCACGTATCCTCGCCGCCATCTGTTCCTGTTAGCAGACAGCTATAAGCGCCTTTTATGCCGCCAATAAAGACAAAGCATCTGGCGGTGGACGCATTAGCGGGCGGGCGACGAGGAGACAATAAACAAAGCTGTGGAATATTTCTCTCCGCAGGGGAGTGCAAGTACGACTTCCAGGCCTGGGGGGAGTGCGATCCGGCCACGGGCAAGAAGAACAGGACGGGCGTGCTGAAGAGGGCGCTCATGGATGCCACCTGTGCTCCCACCGTCACGGCCAGCAAGCCTTGTGGGAAGATTCCCAAGACTAAACTGCaaggtgagttgagttgagttgagttggagtttatttggaacatgcaagcatacaacatgatacatcacaatttccagtttctcttttcaacatgttcgaaaaggagtaggaagaagcagagcttatttaatcctaccccttttcttttacataacagttgctaaaactttttgttcacttcctgttcttaatttattcacaataaactccataagtaatcacaataaaaataaataaataaataatagtaagaatttaataataataattggtgaagtaagtcatatttcatatgatgagataagtaagattactttaagaatgaatgaatgaatggatgaaataaattgagaatgtttgtcatggttcttcttctttgtactttgtaaacactttaagtttgaagagtttcttgaagtagatcatattagtacattgtttgattgctttgcttaatccattccataatttaattccacatattgatatactgaaggtcttaagtgttgtacgtgcaaacaaatgttttaagttacgtttttctctaagattatatttctcctctttttttgagaagaattgttgtatattcttgggtagcaggttatagtttgctttgtgcatcattttagctgtttgcaaattcactatgtcgtggaatttcagtatttttgattcaataaataaagggtttgtatgttctctatatccaacattatgtattattctaactgatcttttttgtaacaccgttaatgaatgaagtgtacttttgtaattatttccccatatttctacacagtagctcagatatggtaacactagtgagcagtatagaatatgaagggatttttggtctagaacatgttttgctttattcattattgacgtgttt includes these proteins:
- the ptn gene encoding pleiotrophin, encoding MMYVQKQWTRAAMMAMLVLTAMAAEGGKSEKQGKKERKSDCGEWQWSVCVANEGDCGLGTREGTRTGTDCKQTIKTQRCKIPCNWKKKFGGECKYDFQAWGECDPATGKKNRTGVLKRALMDATCAPTVTASKPCGKIPKTKLQDAKKQKKEGKKRERGQMD